CGCAGATAGCCCGCCAGGTGCCAGGTCCAGGCGGTGCCGTACGGTCGGGTCCGGCCCGTGACGATGGCATGGCGCAGATCGGCTGCGGTGTTGCCCGGGAAGAGCGTCCCGGTCCGTCCGACGACGGAGAGGAAGTGACCGTCCGAGCCGCCGACCTCGGGGAGGCGCTGCCCGAATCGGCGATTGAAGAGGCGGGTGAAGCTGTTCCCGCCGATCTCGGTCGGGTTGGAGTTGCGCACCTCGACGGCGTCGAAGGGGACGGTGCGGATCGTCGTCCCGACCCCCTTGAGCCCCAGCAGGCGCAGCGCGAAGGTGAACGGGTGAGCGGCGACGGCGACGGCGCCCTGCTCGTGGATCGCCGCCACGGTGTCCGCGGCGCTCAAGCCACGCGGCACGTCACGCTCCATCCAGAGGCCGAGGATGTGACCGTCGCGCGACGAGATCTCGACGCCGGGGACGATCTCCAGTTGCTCGGCAAGCTCCGGGAAGCGCTCGAGGTAATCACGCGCCACGAAGGAACCCGCCATCGTGTCGTGGTCGGTGATGGCGATGACCCGCAGCCGGTCCTCCGCCGCCACCAGGTTGATCAGCATCTCCGGCGAGCACATGCCGTCGGAGTAGACCGTGTGGAGGTGGAGATCGGCGCGGCTCCAGGCGCGGTCGGCGGGGCTCCCGGCTTGCGTGGCCTCGATCATCTCCCGGGCAGCCTAGCCCCGATCTCCCCGAGCGACCAGCCCGGCGGACGTCGCGGGACGTCTGCCAACCCAGCTCGTGCGCTCGGGGAGGAAGGAGCCCTCCTGGCTACAAGACCCCTTGGACGAAGCGGAGACGGGTCGTCGCCACCAGGTAGTCGCGTTGGGCCCGTGCCAGTCCGCCTTCGGCCTGGCGCAGGTTGAGCAGGGCGTCGTCGACGTCGAGACGGGTCTTGACGCCGAGGTCGAGGCCGCGCTCCGCCATCTCGAGGAGGCGCCGCGCCTGGTCGACCGTGCCGGAGAGCGCCCGCACGATCTCGGCCGCCACCCGCACCTCGTCGCTCGCCGAGCGGACCTCGAGCGCCACCCCTTCCCGCGCCTGGGCCAGATCGAGCTCGGCGGTCGTCAGGTCGCTCTGCGCCTGGGCCACCCGTCCGCGTGCCGCCAGGCCGTCGAAGAACGGAAACGAGTAGTAGAGCCCGGCCGCCCAGGTCTTGCCGTCGACCGAGATCGACCCGGCGTCGAGCCACTTCCACCCGGTCGAGGCCCGCAGCTCGAGGCGCGGCTTGTCGTCGGCCGCGCGGATGCGGACCACCTCGCGATAGGCGTCGCGGGTGTGAGCGAGCGCCTGCAGGTCCGGGCGATGCTCGAGGGCCACGGCGAGCGCTTCGTCGAACGGCGCCGGGTCGGCGACCTCGGTGACCAGCGTGCCGTCGACGTCGAGCGACGTCGACTCCTCCGCCAGGACCAGACGGAGGCGATCGAGCGCCACCCGCACGGTGCTCGCCGCGCGGAGCGTCTCGGGCCGCGCGTTGTCGCGCGCCACCCGGGCCGCCAGCACGTCGTAGTCGGTCGCCGTGCCGAAGGTGTGCCGCTTCTCCGCCTCGCCGAGCTGGCGCTCGCGCTGGGCGAGCGTGTCGACGGCGATCTGCTCGAGCTGCCGCGCCAGGAGCACGTCGTAGAAGGCGGCGGTCACCTCGTTGACGGCCCCCTGCCGGATGCGCTCGAGCCGGTCGTCCGACATCGCGATGCCGACCTCGGCGGCGCGCATCGCCGCCCCCACCTTCCCCCAGGCAAAGAGCGTCTGGTTCAGCGAGAGGTCCGCCGTCTTTTGCGTCTGCCGCGAGGGGAACAGATCGCCGAAGATCGCCTGCATGCTGCCGTCGAGGTTGCGGGTCGCCCCGGCGTCGAGCGAAAGGCGGGGGAAGGCCGCCGCCCGCTCCTCGACGTAGCGACCCTTCACCCACTTCTGGTACTCGCGCGCCTTGGCCACGTCGCGGTTCTTCTCCACCGCGAGGCTCACCGCCTCCTCGAGCGTCAGGGTGCGCGTTGCGGGCGTCGGCGCGGGGGCCACCGGCGCCTGGGCCGAGAGGGCCGGAGCGAACAGCAGGGAGAGGAGGACGACGACGCTCGCCGTCGTCCCGGCGACTCCGCCGTGGGCGTCGGCCTCGAGCGCGTTCGCCTTCGCCCAGCGCCGGTGGAGCCAGGCGGCGACGTCGTCGAACAGGGTGTAGACGACCGGCACGACGATGAGGGTCAGCAGGGTCGAAGTGACGAGGCCGCCGATGACCGCACGCGCCATCGGGGCGCGCATCTCGGCTCCCTGGCCGATCGCCAGGGCGAGCGGCACCATGCCGAAGATCATCGCCAGGGTGGTCATCATGATCGGGCGCAGGCGCGTGCGCCCCGCCACGATCAACGCCTGCCGTCGCTCCATCCCCTGACGGCGCAGCACCTTGGTGTAGTCGATCAGCAGAATCGCGTTCTTGGTCACCAGGCCCATCAGCAGGATCAGGCCGATGAGCGACATGATGTTGACCGTGTCGCCGGTCAGGCGCAGCATCCCGGCCATTCCGACGAGCGAGAGCGGCAGCGAGAGCATGATCGACAGAGGATCGATGAACGACTCGAACTGCGCGGCGAGGATCAGGTAGACGAAGATGATCGCCAGCAGCAGCGCCTCGGCCATGTACTGGAAGCTCTCCTCCATCCGCTCGGCCTCGCCGGGATAGACCACCTGGTAGCCCGGCGCCATCTTGACCTTCGCCGCCGCCTCCCGCGCCTTCGCCACGGCCGTGCCGAGCGGCACGCCGTCGAGGTTGGCGGTCAGCATCACCTCGCGGGAAAGATCCCGTCGGCTGATCTCCGAAGGCGTCGTCGAGCGCTCCGCCGTCACCAGCTCCGACAGCGGCACCAGCGCCACCGAGCCGTCACGCCGCGGCACCGAGAGGCGCAGGTCGCCGATCTGGGTCACGTCCTGCCGCATGGCGAGCGGCAGGCGGACGCGCACGTCGACCGCCTCGCCCTCCTCGTCCTCGAAGGTCGTCACGGCCTGACCGCCGACCAGCGCGCCGACGGTGCGGGCGATCGCCGGGGTGGCGACGCCGGCGTCGGCCGCGCGCTCGCGCTCGACGATCAGCCGGTACTCGGGCAGGTCGAGCTCGAGGGTGACTTCGACATCGACGATCCCTGGAACCTGGTAGACCGCGTCCTTGAGCGCGGCGGCGTACTGCTTGAGCAGCGGAATCTCCTCGCCGCGGATCGAGATCATCAGCGGCTTCTCGGCGAACTCGTCGGTCTGCATCTCGACCGAGGGGATGATCCCCGGGATCGACGCGATCAGCTTGCGGGCGTCGCTCGCCAGCACCGAAGCGTGCTTGCTGCGCTGGGCGCGCTCCTTGAGTTTCACGTAGACGCGGGCGTCGCGCACCGTGCCGGTGTCGCCGGCGCCGATCGAGGCGTAGGTGTGCTCGATCTCCGGCATCGCCTCGAGCGCCTTGAGCACCTCGGCCATCCGCCCGCGCGTCTCCTCGAAGGAGGCGTCCGGCGCGGTCTTGAACTTGATCTGGAACTCGCCCTGGTCGGCGTTGACCATGAACTCGGTCTGCAGCGAGCCGAAGATCCCCAGGCCGGCGACGAAGGCGATCATCGCCGCGACGACGACCGTCTTGCGGTGGTCGATCGCCCAGCCGACCACGCCGCGGTAGAGATCCGCCGTGCGGTCGAACCACCCGTTGAAGCGATCGAGGGCGCGGGCGACGGCATGGCGTTTGCCCTTCCGCTCGACGTCCGGATCGACCCAGCGCGAGGAGAGCATCGGGTCGAGGGTGAAGGAGACGAACAGCGACACCATGACCGCGAAGGCGACCGTCATGCCGAACTGGAAGAAGAAGCGGCCGATGATCCCCTTCATGAAGGCCACCGGGACGAAGACGGCGATGATCGACAGGCTCGTGGCGAGCACCGCGAGACCGATCTCCGCCGTCCCCTTGCGGGCGGCGGTCATGTGGTCCTCGCCGTGCTCGAGGTGGCGGACGATGTTCTCGCGCACCACGATGGCGTCGTCGATCAGCAGGCCGATGGCGAGCGAGAGGGCCATCAGGGTCATGACGTTGAGCGTCATGCCGAGGAAGTTCATGGCGATGAACGAGGAGATGACCGAGATCGGCAGGGTCAGGCCGGTGATCACCGTCGAGCGCCAGGAGTTGAGGAAGCAGAAGACGATCAGGACGGTGAGCAGCCCACCGAGCAGCAGGGTGTTGGTCACGTCCTCGACCGAGTCCTTGATCATCACCGAGCCGTCGCGGACGAGTTGGATCTCGACCGTCGGCGGGAGCTCGGTGCGCAACCGGGCGATCTCCCGGGTCACCGCGTCGACCACGCCGACGGTGTTGGCCTTGGACTGCTTGAAGACGTCGATCGCCACTGCCGGCGTGCCGTTGATGAGCGCGATCGAGCGTTGCTCCTCGACGCCGTCGACGATGTCGGAGACCTCGCCGAGCGTCACCGGGACGGTGCCGCGCGCGCCGATCACCATCGACGAGAAGCCGCTCACCTCGCGCGGCTTGCCGGAGACGCGGACCGGGAGCTCCTGTCCGGCACGGGTCAGGCGGCCGAGGGGCGTGTTGACGTTCTCGCCCGAGAGGCCGGCGATTACCTCGTCGACGCCCATGCCGAGCGAGTCGAGCCGCGTCGGGTCGAGGTCGACGTTGACCTCGCGCTGCGTGTCGCCGACGAGCTCGACCTTGCCGACGCCCGAGAGGTTCTCGAGGCGCCGCTTGATCTTGCGATCGGCGAGGGTGGTCAGCTCCCGGGCGGTCATCTCGTTCGAGCGCACGGCGACCGAGACGATCGCCATGCCGCCGATGTCGAGCTTCTGGATGACCGGCTCCTGAATGGCCTGCGGCAGCTCGTTGCGGATCGCCGAGATCTTCGAGCGGGCGTCCTGCGCCGCGTCGTTGAGCTTGACCTCGAGGTTGAACTCGACGATGACCGTCGACAGTCCTTCACGCGAGGTCGACATGATGTGCTTGACGCCGGTGATCGGGTTGACCGCCTGCTCGAGCTTCTTCGTCACCTCGCGCTCCACCGTCTCGGGCGAGGCGCCGGGGAACTGCGTGATGATCGACAGCACCGGGATCTCGACGTCCGGGAACATGTCGATCGCCAGACGGCGGTAGGAGAAGATGCCCAGGGTGACCAGGGCGAGCATCAGCACCGTCGCGAAGACGGGCCGCTTGATCGAAAGGTCGGAGAGAAACATCGCTCAGGCCCCCGCTCCACGCACCTTGTCGCCGTCGCGCAGGTTGAAGCCGCCGCGCACGACGACTTCGGCGCCGGCGGCGATCCCGCCGACGATCTCCACCCGGTCCTCGCGCGTGGCGCCGGTTTCGACCGCCGTGCGGCGTGCGACTCCGCCTTCGACGACGAAGACCGCCCCCTTGCCGGTGGCGGTGTCCCAGGACTGCAGCGCACTGCGCGGCACGGTGAGCACGCCCGAGCGGACGCCGGTGCGGATCCGTCCCTTGGCGAAGAGCCCCGACTTGAGCACCTCCGGGTCGTTGGCGATCTCGGCCTTGACCTTCACCGTCCGGCTGGCTTCGTCGGCCACCGGGTTGATGAAGGAGACCTTGCCCTCGAACTCCCGACCCGGGATCGCGTCGACCGAGAAGAAGAGCGGCTGTCCTTCGCGCAGACCGGCCAGGCGCGCGGTCGGCACGGTGACGGTGAGCTCGAGCACCCGGTTGTCGACGAGGCGGAACATCGGGCGCGGATTGCCCATGTTCTCCACGTAGTCGCCGACGTTGACGTTGCGCGCCGCGACGACACCGTCGATCGGCGCCCGGAAGATCAGCTTGGCCAGACGCGTCTGGGCCATGTCGAGCTGCGCCTTCGCCGCGGCGAGCTGGGCTCGCGCCGCCTCGTCGCCGGTGCGCGCCTCGTCGAGCGCCTGCTGCGTGGCGAGCCCCGTGTCCTTGAGCTGCACCGTGCGCGCCAGCTCCCGGGCGGCACGCGCCGTGGCGACCTCGGCCTGCGACACGGCGGCACGGGCCGCTTCGAGCGCGGCCTCGGTCTCGCGCGAGTCGAGCTTGGCGAGCGGCGTCCCGCGCTTGACCTGCACCCACTGCGAGACGTAGATCGCAGAGACGACGCCGGAGAACTCGCTCTTCACCTCGGCTTCGGTGCGGGGGGTGAGGGCGCCCACCACCTCGACGGACTCCTCGAGGTCGGTGCTGGTCGCCCGCGCGGTATCCACCGCCACGGTGGGTCGACCGGCCTCCTTGCCGGCTTCGGCTTCGCTGCCTGCCGGTCCGGAGCAGCCCGCCGCGATCGCGGCCAGAAGGAGGAGTGGGAGAGCGCGAAGCGCGATTCGGCGAGTCATCGGGAGATCTCCTGAGAGGCGGAAACCGGCAGGGCGATGCCGGTGAAGGCGATTTCTAGAAGCTGGGCCAGACCGGACCGGCCGAGGCCCCAGTCGGGATGGCAGAGTTGCAGGTCCATCGAGAAGGAGAGCAGGGCGATCAGCGTGACGGCAACCGAGTCGGCGTCGGCCGGACGAAGCTCGCCGTCGGCGATCCCCTGGGCGACGATTCCCTGGACCGCCTCGTGCAGCGGGCGGTGCATGCTCTCGACGTCGAAGGGCGGGGCGCCTTGGGGCGGGCCCCACAAGATGCCGTTGAGAAAGCGCACTACCGGCGCCTGCTGCTCGAACTCGTCGTAGATGCCGAGGAAGAGCCGTTCGAGGCGTTGCCGGGCGCTGCCGCCGCCGGACAGGAGGCCTTGGAGGAGAGCCTGCATGCGGCGGCGGATCTCCTCGAGGATCTCGAGGTAGATCCCCTCCTTCGAGCCGAAGTGGTAGTAGAGGACCGGCTTGGTCACCTGCGCGGCCTCGACGATCTCGCGCACGGTCGTCGCCGAATAGCCGCGCACCGTGAAGAGCTCGACCGCCGCCTGGAGGAGGCGTTCGCGAGCGCTGCGATCGTCGGGGGGTGGCAAGGACATCGTTCCTGACTACGAAGAGGGCGGCCGGCGGGTTAAGTTACCGACCGGTAGGTAGTCTCGCCTCGGGCCGCGACGTCTGTCAATCCCCCCCACACGCCGGCCGACGAACGGCGCGCATGACGTGTAACTGATACGAGGGAACGGTCCGGGTTCCCTGCCCGATCACGAGCGGAAGTCCGCCGAGGCGTCGCGGGGTGTACCGTTGGCGCACGTGGCGGGCTCGGGGGGACGAGCGTCCGCGTGTCCATCGTCGAGCCAAGGAGCGAGAAATGCGAAAGCAGGCGTTGTCCGAGACGCGGATGATCCGCGCGAGCGAGGAGCAGGTCGCGCAGTGGACGGCCGCGGCGGAGCGCGAGGGGTACTGGTCGGTCTCGGAGTGGATTCGCACGAAGCTCGGCGTGGCGAGCGGCACGGGAGCGGAAGCCGAGATCGTGGCCGACGCCAAGGCCATCGCCGTCTACCGCCCGAACCGCAAGGAGGACCGCAAGCCCGCCCTCTTCGAGATGTCGCGCTACGAGACGAGCGACCAGCTCCTCGACCTCGTCTTCGAGGTGTCGAAGCGCGAGTGGTGCACACCGCCGGTCTTCAAGAGCTTCGTCGTGGAGCTCGAGCGTCACCTCGCCGAGCGCGCGGCGAAAGGGAAAGGGAAGGGCAAGAAGCGCTGAGGGAGCAGTTGCCGCGAGGGGCCGGGGGCAGCATCTCGATGCAGTCGCCCGATGGTGCTCCCTCCCGACGGTCGGAACCGCGCCGTCGGCGCGATCGTCGCCCTCGTGGGGCGCCAGCATGCACGAGAGCCGAAGCTCGTCAGTGACCGCGTAAGCGGGCCACCAACGCTTGACTCACGGCCACATCACGCTGCCAGGTCGCATTGCTCCGATCGAGCTCGGACAGGCGTTCGTCGATCGAGAGACTCTCTTCAGCGAACGGCAGTGCGACCGAAGGTTGGCCTCGTTGCTCATGAAACTCGGCGAGTTGCCTGAGGCAATACGAGAAGTCCCGTTGCCAGGCTGCAATCGAGGGATGGGCTTGGGCGAGGCGCCGACTGATCACAAGCGCATGGCGGAAGGCGTCGAGGGCCCCGTCGAGGTCGCCCTGAGCACGGAGCCCTTCGCCCACCTTGTCGTGGCTGACGCTGAGATCCCGCTGCCAGATTGCATTCGAGGGATCGGCCTTGGCGAGGCGCTGACTAATCGCGAGCGACTCGCGGAAGGCAGCGAGGGCTCCGTCGAGGTCACCCTGGGCACGGAGGACTTCGCCCACCTTGTTGTGGCTGACGCTGAGATCCCGCTGCCAGGTTGCATTCGAGGGATCGGCCTTGGCAAGGCGCTGCCTGATCGCTAGCGCCTCGCGAGAAGCAACGAGCGCCCCAGAGAGGTCGCCCTGAGCAAACAGGATTCCGCCAATCCTCTCTTGACCCAATCCGAGATCTCGCAGGAGCGTTTCATTCGATGAATCGGCCTCGACCAGGGAGTGAACCCCCGCGACCGCCTCGCGGACTGCGATGAGAGCACCATCCGGGTCGCCCTGATCGCGGAGGACATCGCCCACCTTTGCGTGGCAGATGCCTAGACTCCGCTGCGACGCAACATCCGACGGATCGGCTTTGACCAGGCGCTGGAACCACGCGCGTGCCTCTTGGAAGGCGTCGAGGGCTCCGTCGAGGTCGCCCTGCTCGCGCAAAACGTCGCCGACCCGCTGAAAACTGACGCCGAGATTCCTCTGCCACGTTGTGTTTAGCGGGTCGACCCTGGCGAGGCGCTGCCTGGTCGCGAGTGCTTCGTGGAACGCGGCGAGGGCCCCGTCGAGGTCGCCCTGATCACGGAGGACGTCGCCTTGATCAACTACGAGGACGCAACGCTCTCCAAGCCATCTCGGTTGTTGAGCCACTTCAGCGGGGAGCCGGTCCATCCAATCCGCCACGGCTCTCAAGCCGCGAGTGACCAGATCCAGTCGGCCAAGATCCTCCAAGCGATCCGAGACGTCATAGAGGAGCGCATGGGCCAGAGGCTCCCAGAGCCGCTGGTCAGAATCGGCGCGCAGGACGGCCGCGACGTGCTGCATGGGGCGGCCAAGGTTGGCGAGCGCCTCGGTGTCGACCCCGCGTTGCAACGCTCCCACCAACTGCGAGTGAAGCCAGAGGCCCAACCGCTCCAGCATGGTCGGGTCCGCGCCGTCCTCGTTTCGTGCGAAGCGGTAGCCCAGCACATGAGTGAATTGCCAGGAGTCGGTGCCAGCAGTGCGCAACAACCCACGCTGGACGAGGAGTCGCAGGAGCCTGCGGGCCTCCTCGCGAGCCGAGTCGTCGTCCTCGCGTCCCAACGCTGCAACGATCGCCTTGAGCGGGAACGGCGCCCGCGCCAACAACCCCGCCGCCGCGAGGGCCTGGCGAGCCACTTCCTCAAGCCCACGGACGCTTCGCGCGAAGAGCCATTGCAGCGTGTGCTCGGCCTGCCTGGGATCACTGAGAGTAGGGAGGCCCCGAGATCTCCAGTCGCAGACGAGGCTCGCGGGCTCCTCCTCGTCGAGGGCGAGGAGGCTGCCAGCCCAGTTGATGGCCAGTGGATGGCCTTCAAGAAGTTCCAGTACCGCGGCACGGACCTCGCCACGAAGCGGCTGGCGGCGAGTTAGCCAGTCCAACAGCGCCGCGGCCTCGGCCGAGCTCAGCGCGTCCTGGATGCGAACCGTCTCTGCTGCCGCCGCCTGGGTGCTCACTCGCGTGAGCAGAAGCCAGCGGTTCTCCGGAGAGAGAACGCTGAACAGCTCAGGGATCGTCGTGCGACCTGGATCGCCGTCTGCCTCTTCGCCGCCTTCGACGATGACGAGGATCCGTCGAGCCCGGCAGGCTTCGATGGCCCGGTCGCGTGCGGGTCTTGTCTCCAGAAACTCTGGGCCGCGCAGTCGGTTGGCGAGCCCGTTCCAAGCCGGTTCGGCCTGACCTTGGTATGTGTAGAGATCAAGGTAGAGGATGCCGTCCGGAAAGGGAGTGGTCGCCAGGTTGCATGCGTCCGCACCCGCGACCTCCTCGAGGGCCTCCGCCGCCAGGGCTGTCTTTCCCATTCCGGCCGGCCCGACGACGGCGGTGCTCAACCCGGCCTGGAGCCGCTCGACGAGTTGCTGCCGCTCAGCGTCGCGGCCGAAGAACTGGTGTGCGGCCGGAGGTAGCTCCCGAGGAAGGCGCGGGGCGTCGTGGGTGGGAATCAACCCCGGAGCGAGCTTGAGGACAATATCTCGGGGCGCATTGTCTGGCGCCGAGGGCGGGGAAGACACCGCCGGAGGGGAGGCCAGAACCACGCGACGCAGGAGGTCTCGCGCCGCACAGCAGACTTGGGCATCGGGCTCGCGCGGTTTGACGATCGAAAGGTGGTCTTCGTCGAGGGCGACCGGATCGGCGCCGACACCAGGATGCGAGGACGTCGGATTGACGATCGGGAGGACTCCTCCGAGGCCCCTCCTCTCGTAGTAGGTGACGGTCTGAATGCCACGAGGCGGGCTCTGATTTCGGTACCAGTCGTACAGGTCGAGCAGGTGGGAGTCATGAGCTCGGAGATCTTCCATGCTGACCGTGGCGCCGAAGACGGCCCGAAAGGCATGCGCGAGCGTGGCCAGCTCGGCTCCCGCGTGCGGGGTAGCCAGGAATAGAACGGCGCGCGTCTGGCGGACGACTTGTTGCTTCCGCTCATCAGGGGCGTCACTCGCCTTGCGCAGGACCTGCTTGGCGACTAGGCCCCCCAAGCTGTGGCAGATGAAGAGGAGTGGCCGATCGCCGAGGCCTTTCAGTTTCATGAGGTCCAGGACCTGGGCCGCGCGATCCGGAAGGGACATGGTGTGGCCCGAGTCGCGTGAGCCCAGGCCGAACAGACGCACCAGCCGTGCCCATCGACTGGGACTGGCGGCGTAGCCGAGCGACCAAACCCCGACTTCGGGAAACTCACTCCCCAGCCAGTGAGGCCACGAGGTCGAGTCGTCGTCGCCATGGCGCCAGGTGGTGAAGGGGTCCCCTCCGAGACCGTGGATGAAGACTACGTCGGCCTTGCGCGAGGTGTTGCCGCAGCCGGAGATTCGATGTAATTGACTCAAGGCTCATCTTCCTCTCGAGCAACGAATTCGGCGGCTTAAGTCGTTGTGTCTGAGATAGGAGCCGACCGCGAGCGGAACTTGGATTGCCCCGGCTGGGATCCCCATGAGCTCCTCCTCGGTTGGCAGGTCTGTCGCTTGGCAATCGGACAAGTCGTGCCCGCGGCGATGACGTGCTTGCGGATCTCTGTATAGCTGGGCGCAACGCAAGCCTAGCATCGCCGTCGGCGGCTGCAGAGGGATCCCGGGCACGGTTCGGCTCGCGCCTGGTCCGTTCGATGACGCGTCCGGCGGTGCCTTCTCATCGCCCCGCCACCGCCGCCCGATAGAGCGCCTGCCCGAAGGGCAACGCCGCATCAGCGTGCCGCCGATCGTCCTCGGAGAGGGCGCCAGCGGCCTCGAGCGCACCGGTGAGGGAGATCCCGTCGACCTGCTGCGAGGCGGTGACCTTGTGGGCGACCAAGTCGAGCTCGGTCTTCTGCAGGGTCTCGGCGTAGTAGGGATAGAGCAGCCGCACGGGGAGCGTCTGGCCGATGCGGTGCGGCCGGCCGTTGGCCTGGCGGGTGACCCGCGCATTCGGGCTCGGCCCCTCGAGCCAGATCGCCGTGGAGAAGGCCACGAGATGGTCGGGAAGGGTGCGAACCGTCTTGTCGTCGGCCGGTCGGTAGATCCTCGACCCCCAGATGCTGGAAGACCCAAGGCGGTTGGTGGGGTGCGCCTGGGCCACGAGTCCTTGTTGCAAGATCGAGTGAGGAGGCCGCTCTCGAGTCTGGCGGCCCAGAGGCGCTCGAACGGACCCCTCGAAGCAACTCCCGCCGTCAGGCACCGCGGGTGACACTCGGTGCGAGGGCCGCTACTCTGGGCTCGGCCAGGATTCGAGCTCGGTGGGGCTGGCGCTACCGGTTCGGGCGTCCAGCGCCACCCCCGCGGGTGCACCGCTCACGCGCCAGCTCCAGTTCAGGGGGTGCCCTCGGGCGGAGCTGCCAGGGTGAAGGAGAACGTCGCGCCGCGGTCGATCGCTCCCTCGGCGCGCACGGTCCCGCCGTGCCGGGTCACGATGCGCTTCACGAGAGCGAGGCCGATTCCCGTGCCTTCGAACTCGGCAGCGGAATGGAGGCGTTCGAAGACGCCAAAGAGCTTGTTCAGGTACCGCGGGTCGAAGCCGACGCCATTGTCCTTGACGTAGTACTCGTTCCCGCCGGCACCAGGGCAAGCACCGACCTCGATGTGGGGAATGGCCCTGGGCGCGCTGTACTTGAGCGCGTTCGAGAGGAGGTTTTGGAGGACCACGCGGATCAGTGCGGGGTCGCCGAATGCATCCGGGAGCGGGGCGACCTGGAGCTCGATTCTGGAGCGCTCGCCCGTAGGGATGAGCTCGGCCAGGACGTCGCGGGCAAGGGCGTTCATGTCGAGCCGGGCCCTGGAGAGCTGGGCGCGACTCGAACGGGACAAGGTGAGGAGGTCGTCGATCAGCTGACCCATTCGCGTGGCATTGGTGCGCAGCGAACGCAGCAGCTGGGTGCGTTCGTCTTCGACCGGCGTGCCGCTCAGCTCTTCGAGCAGCGAGGCGTAGCCGTGAATCGCCCGTAACGGAGCGCGAAGGTCATGAGAGACAGAGTAGGAGAAGGCCTCGAGCTCGCGCACGGCCTCGGCGAGCTCCGCCGTGCGCTGCTCGACGCGGTTCTCGAGCTCGGCATTGATCCGTCGCAACTCGTCTTGGAGGTCGCGTCGCTCGGTGATGTCTTGGGAGGTTCCACGCAAGCCGACGATCTGGCCGGTCTCATCGCGCTTGGCTTCGCCGCGAGCCACGATCCACTTCGTTTCTGGAGTTGGATGGGCGAGCTCGAGATCCACCGTGTAGGGTTCGCCGCGTTCCATGGCGCGCCGGACGAGCTCGTCGAGCAGCGCGGCGCTCGCCGGGGTGTAGGCCTGGAGGTGCTCGAGGTAACTGGGAGTTGGAAGATCGGGGTCGAGCCCGTAGATGCGGTAGTACTCGGGAGACCACCAGATCGTGTCCGTCATGGCGTTCCAGTCCCAGCTACCGATCCGCGCGAGCCTCTGAGATTCGTTGAGCTGCGCCTCGTGTCGGCGCAGGGCGGCCTCGGCTTGCTCTTTCTGCTGGCGGGTGCGCAGGGCCGCGATCCCGAAAGCCAAGTCAGCCGCCAGCTCCTCCAGGACCCCCACCTCGGACGAGTCAAATGCACCCGCCGTGGCGGAGTAGATGCTGAGCGTGCCGAGGACCTCGCCGCCGGCAACCAGCGGCAAGGCGATGATCGACTGATAGCCACGCTCGAGCGCCGCTTCGCGCCATGGGGCGAATC
This genomic window from Holophagales bacterium contains:
- a CDS encoding CehA/McbA family metallohydrolase yields the protein MIEATQAGSPADRAWSRADLHLHTVYSDGMCSPEMLINLVAAEDRLRVIAITDHDTMAGSFVARDYLERFPELAEQLEIVPGVEISSRDGHILGLWMERDVPRGLSAADTVAAIHEQGAVAVAAHPFTFALRLLGLKGVGTTIRTVPFDAVEVRNSNPTEIGGNSFTRLFNRRFGQRLPEVGGSDGHFLSVVGRTGTLFPGNTAADLRHAIVTGRTRPYGTAWTWHLAGYLRDRRRLARVLRERGITLHFL
- a CDS encoding efflux RND transporter permease subunit; this encodes MFLSDLSIKRPVFATVLMLALVTLGIFSYRRLAIDMFPDVEIPVLSIITQFPGASPETVEREVTKKLEQAVNPITGVKHIMSTSREGLSTVIVEFNLEVKLNDAAQDARSKISAIRNELPQAIQEPVIQKLDIGGMAIVSVAVRSNEMTARELTTLADRKIKRRLENLSGVGKVELVGDTQREVNVDLDPTRLDSLGMGVDEVIAGLSGENVNTPLGRLTRAGQELPVRVSGKPREVSGFSSMVIGARGTVPVTLGEVSDIVDGVEEQRSIALINGTPAVAIDVFKQSKANTVGVVDAVTREIARLRTELPPTVEIQLVRDGSVMIKDSVEDVTNTLLLGGLLTVLIVFCFLNSWRSTVITGLTLPISVISSFIAMNFLGMTLNVMTLMALSLAIGLLIDDAIVVRENIVRHLEHGEDHMTAARKGTAEIGLAVLATSLSIIAVFVPVAFMKGIIGRFFFQFGMTVAFAVMVSLFVSFTLDPMLSSRWVDPDVERKGKRHAVARALDRFNGWFDRTADLYRGVVGWAIDHRKTVVVAAMIAFVAGLGIFGSLQTEFMVNADQGEFQIKFKTAPDASFEETRGRMAEVLKALEAMPEIEHTYASIGAGDTGTVRDARVYVKLKERAQRSKHASVLASDARKLIASIPGIIPSVEMQTDEFAEKPLMISIRGEEIPLLKQYAAALKDAVYQVPGIVDVEVTLELDLPEYRLIVERERAADAGVATPAIARTVGALVGGQAVTTFEDEEGEAVDVRVRLPLAMRQDVTQIGDLRLSVPRRDGSVALVPLSELVTAERSTTPSEISRRDLSREVMLTANLDGVPLGTAVAKAREAAAKVKMAPGYQVVYPGEAERMEESFQYMAEALLLAIIFVYLILAAQFESFIDPLSIMLSLPLSLVGMAGMLRLTGDTVNIMSLIGLILLMGLVTKNAILLIDYTKVLRRQGMERRQALIVAGRTRLRPIMMTTLAMIFGMVPLALAIGQGAEMRAPMARAVIGGLVTSTLLTLIVVPVVYTLFDDVAAWLHRRWAKANALEADAHGGVAGTTASVVVLLSLLFAPALSAQAPVAPAPTPATRTLTLEEAVSLAVEKNRDVAKAREYQKWVKGRYVEERAAAFPRLSLDAGATRNLDGSMQAIFGDLFPSRQTQKTADLSLNQTLFAWGKVGAAMRAAEVGIAMSDDRLERIRQGAVNEVTAAFYDVLLARQLEQIAVDTLAQRERQLGEAEKRHTFGTATDYDVLAARVARDNARPETLRAASTVRVALDRLRLVLAEESTSLDVDGTLVTEVADPAPFDEALAVALEHRPDLQALAHTRDAYREVVRIRAADDKPRLELRASTGWKWLDAGSISVDGKTWAAGLYYSFPFFDGLAARGRVAQAQSDLTTAELDLAQAREGVALEVRSASDEVRVAAEIVRALSGTVDQARRLLEMAERGLDLGVKTRLDVDDALLNLRQAEGGLARAQRDYLVATTRLRFVQGVL
- a CDS encoding efflux RND transporter periplasmic adaptor subunit, producing the protein MTRRIALRALPLLLLAAIAAGCSGPAGSEAEAGKEAGRPTVAVDTARATSTDLEESVEVVGALTPRTEAEVKSEFSGVVSAIYVSQWVQVKRGTPLAKLDSRETEAALEAARAAVSQAEVATARAARELARTVQLKDTGLATQQALDEARTGDEAARAQLAAAKAQLDMAQTRLAKLIFRAPIDGVVAARNVNVGDYVENMGNPRPMFRLVDNRVLELTVTVPTARLAGLREGQPLFFSVDAIPGREFEGKVSFINPVADEASRTVKVKAEIANDPEVLKSGLFAKGRIRTGVRSGVLTVPRSALQSWDTATGKGAVFVVEGGVARRTAVETGATREDRVEIVGGIAAGAEVVVRGGFNLRDGDKVRGAGA
- a CDS encoding TetR/AcrR family transcriptional regulator translates to MSLPPPDDRSARERLLQAAVELFTVRGYSATTVREIVEAAQVTKPVLYYHFGSKEGIYLEILEEIRRRMQALLQGLLSGGGSARQRLERLFLGIYDEFEQQAPVVRFLNGILWGPPQGAPPFDVESMHRPLHEAVQGIVAQGIADGELRPADADSVAVTLIALLSFSMDLQLCHPDWGLGRSGLAQLLEIAFTGIALPVSASQEISR